Proteins encoded within one genomic window of Armatimonadota bacterium:
- a CDS encoding thioredoxin family protein, translating to MKIQILGVGCPKCKALTENVEKAVKQAGIDAEIEKVTQITEIAKFGIMMTPGLAIDGKVVSAGKVLGPDEIVKLLKA from the coding sequence ATGAAAATTCAAATTCTGGGTGTTGGGTGCCCGAAATGCAAAGCACTTACCGAAAATGTGGAAAAAGCCGTCAAACAAGCCGGAATTGACGCAGAAATCGAAAAAGTTACCCAAATTACAGAAATCGCCAAGTTCGGTATAATGATGACCCCAGGACTTGCTATTGACGGCAAGGTTGTTTCAGCCGGCAAAGTACTGGGCCCAGATGAAATTGTAAAGCTTCTAAAAGCCTAA
- a CDS encoding cytochrome C biogenesis protein, with amino-acid sequence MRELFTTLTQAVEGTPAVALTAAFIWGVLSIVLSPCHLSSIPLIVGFISKQGKTTPRKAFVIALFFAVGILLTIALIGVITASAGRLMGDVGPIGNYIVAAIFFIVGLYLLDVISIPWSGPSISVKSKGFFAAFFLGLVFGVAVGPCTFAYMAPMLGVTFKVATANLAYGILLLLAYGIGHCSVIVLIGTSTELVEGYLNWSEESKGTQTLKRICGALILLAGVYMIYKTV; translated from the coding sequence ATGAGAGAATTATTTACCACACTCACGCAAGCTGTTGAAGGAACCCCGGCTGTTGCGTTGACAGCTGCGTTCATCTGGGGCGTGCTCAGCATCGTGCTGAGCCCCTGTCATCTGTCAAGCATCCCTCTTATTGTAGGATTTATCAGCAAGCAAGGAAAAACAACGCCAAGAAAAGCGTTTGTGATAGCTCTGTTTTTTGCTGTTGGAATATTATTAACGATTGCACTCATAGGCGTCATAACCGCATCCGCTGGTCGCCTAATGGGCGACGTCGGGCCAATTGGGAACTATATAGTAGCAGCCATCTTTTTTATCGTAGGCCTCTATTTGCTTGACGTAATCTCGATTCCTTGGTCTGGGCCCTCAATCTCCGTAAAGAGTAAAGGTTTCTTTGCAGCGTTTTTCTTGGGTTTGGTATTTGGGGTTGCGGTCGGTCCATGCACGTTCGCCTATATGGCGCCAATGCTTGGCGTAACTTTCAAAGTAGCCACTGCTAATTTGGCATATGGAATACTGCTTCTACTAGCGTATGGCATTGGCCACTGTTCGGTTATCGTGCTGATTGGCACTTCGACCGAGCTGGTTGAAGGATATCTTAATTGGAGCGAGGAATCGAAGGGCACGCAGACACTAAAGAGAATTTGCGGGGCGTTAATCCTTTTGGCAGGCGTTTACATGATTTACAAAACAGTTTGA
- the trpB gene encoding tryptophan synthase subunit beta, with product MQRNAFNVPDSLGHFGEFGGRFVPETLIPALDELTKVYEEARCDPSFQEELDYYLRNYIGRPTPLYFADRMTRELGGAKIYIKREDLCHTGAHKMNNTMGQILLAKRMGKPRIIAETGAGQHGVATATACALFGFKCEIYMGEEDVHRQALNVFRMQLLGAKVIPVKSGTRTLKDAMSEALRDWVTNVRSTHYIIGSVAGPHPYPMLVRDFQSVIGKEARQQILECEGRLPDYIIACVGGGSNAMGIFHPFVADLEVKFIGVEAAGRGLDTGQHAATLVAGSKGVLHGARSYLLQDEDGQVCTTHSISAGLDYPGVGPEHSYFKEIGRAEYVAVPDREALEAFEWLAKTEGIIPALEPAHAFAYARKFVPALDKDKIVIINLSGRGDKDVETASQYLTHIKPPIEEVAR from the coding sequence ATGCAAAGAAATGCGTTTAATGTTCCCGACAGTCTGGGGCACTTTGGTGAGTTTGGCGGAAGGTTTGTCCCTGAAACTTTGATTCCGGCCCTCGATGAGCTGACCAAGGTATATGAGGAGGCAAGATGCGACCCCTCCTTCCAAGAAGAGCTTGATTACTATTTAAGGAATTATATTGGAAGACCGACGCCGCTCTATTTTGCCGATAGAATGACTCGTGAGTTGGGTGGTGCGAAAATATACATAAAGCGAGAGGACCTCTGTCACACAGGCGCTCACAAAATGAATAACACAATGGGCCAAATACTTCTCGCCAAACGAATGGGAAAGCCAAGAATAATCGCCGAAACCGGGGCTGGTCAGCATGGAGTAGCCACAGCTACAGCTTGTGCTTTGTTCGGCTTTAAGTGCGAAATATATATGGGCGAGGAAGATGTACATAGACAGGCTTTGAATGTGTTTAGAATGCAACTGCTTGGGGCTAAAGTAATTCCAGTAAAGTCGGGAACTCGCACTTTGAAAGACGCAATGAGCGAAGCGCTCCGAGATTGGGTAACAAATGTTAGGAGCACACACTACATAATTGGGAGCGTTGCAGGTCCACATCCTTATCCAATGCTAGTGCGCGACTTTCAGTCGGTTATTGGAAAGGAAGCCAGGCAACAGATTCTTGAATGCGAGGGTCGGCTTCCAGATTATATAATTGCTTGCGTCGGTGGAGGCAGCAATGCAATGGGCATATTTCACCCATTTGTTGCCGATTTGGAGGTTAAGTTTATTGGCGTCGAGGCAGCTGGACGCGGGCTGGATACTGGCCAGCATGCCGCTACTCTAGTCGCCGGGTCAAAAGGAGTGCTCCACGGAGCTAGAAGTTACTTGCTTCAAGATGAGGATGGTCAGGTTTGCACGACTCACTCTATTTCAGCCGGCTTGGACTATCCTGGGGTGGGTCCTGAACATAGCTATTTTAAAGAAATCGGTCGCGCCGAGTATGTCGCCGTTCCTGACCGTGAAGCATTAGAGGCTTTTGAGTGGCTGGCAAAGACTGAGGGCATTATCCCGGCGCTTGAGCCAGCGCATGCTTTTGCTTATGCACGCAAGTTTGTTCCAGCTCTGGACAAAGACAAAATTGTGATAATAAACTTATCTGGGCGAGGTGACAAGGACGTCGAGACAGCCTCGCAGTACCTGACGCACATCAAGCCTCCAATAGAGGAGGTGGCAAGATGA
- a CDS encoding phosphoribosylanthranilate isomerase, producing MKVKICGITNIEDAVLAVESGADAIGFVFAESPRKVGIEEVCQIKEVIPSSIITVGVFANQTADEISQIMKETGLSSAQIHGSLDSLEPQFGIIRALRVKSVDDINQAAKDPILSICWAILLDTHVEGKMGGTGKTFDWNLAKEARKLGKDIILAGGLNPSNVSDAIRIACPDWVDVSTGVEAYPGKKSHEKIKEFIRNAKKCV from the coding sequence ATGAAAGTAAAAATTTGCGGAATAACGAATATTGAAGATGCAGTATTGGCTGTAGAATCTGGAGCAGATGCTATTGGTTTTGTCTTCGCTGAGAGCCCAAGAAAAGTTGGCATAGAAGAAGTTTGCCAAATTAAGGAAGTAATCCCATCATCAATAATCACCGTGGGCGTTTTTGCAAATCAAACCGCGGATGAAATATCGCAAATAATGAAAGAGACCGGGCTTTCTAGCGCTCAAATCCATGGCAGTTTGGATTCATTAGAGCCTCAGTTTGGAATTATTCGTGCGCTGAGGGTCAAATCTGTCGATGATATAAACCAAGCCGCTAAGGACCCCATCCTAAGCATTTGCTGGGCTATTCTACTTGACACACATGTAGAAGGTAAAATGGGAGGGACGGGCAAGACATTCGATTGGAATCTTGCCAAAGAAGCCAGAAAACTTGGTAAAGATATAATTCTTGCTGGTGGGCTCAATCCTAGCAATGTCTCAGATGCTATTAGAATAGCTTGCCCCGACTGGGTTGATGTTTCCACAGGGGTGGAAGCATACCCCGGCAAGAAGAGTCATGAGAAAATCAAGGAGTTTATTAGAAATGCAAAGAAATGCGTTTAA
- a CDS encoding permease, with amino-acid sequence MSSNLKKFAWLAGFFLAVYFLPIDSPRVRRAFIEAFALLHDYAREHVLFCLIPAFFIAGAIAVFVSQASVMKYFGPKANKLLSYSVASVSGTILAVCSCTVLPLFAGIYMRGAGLGPATAFLYSGPAINVLAIILTARVLGFEMGAARAIGAIGFAFIVGSLMHLLFLKEEQAKAVQAEEFLVSEVKEARPLWKTAIYFAVMIGILVFANWGRPVVNRGVWATIYQLKWEISGVLLILLAVILKKWFKKEELKEWASVTWDFALQILPLLFAGVLAAGFLLGRPGHEGLIPSTWVASLVGGNSLFANFFAGVSGALMYFATLTEVPILQGLLGAGMGKGPALALLLSGPALSLPSMLVINSILGTKKTIAYVSIVVVTATVAGLIFGSTA; translated from the coding sequence TCCTGGCAGTATATTTCCTGCCGATTGACTCACCACGTGTAAGGAGAGCATTCATCGAAGCATTTGCGTTACTTCACGATTATGCGCGGGAGCACGTGTTGTTCTGTTTAATCCCTGCCTTCTTTATTGCTGGAGCGATTGCAGTGTTTGTGAGTCAAGCTTCAGTAATGAAATACTTTGGGCCCAAGGCTAATAAACTACTCTCTTATTCTGTTGCGTCTGTATCAGGCACAATTCTAGCCGTGTGCTCATGCACAGTTCTGCCCCTGTTTGCAGGGATATACATGCGAGGTGCAGGTCTCGGTCCGGCAACCGCATTCCTCTACAGTGGACCGGCAATCAACGTACTTGCCATTATACTGACGGCCCGGGTTCTTGGATTTGAAATGGGTGCTGCGCGCGCGATTGGCGCCATCGGATTCGCTTTCATAGTTGGAAGTCTAATGCATCTTCTATTCTTAAAAGAGGAGCAAGCAAAAGCAGTTCAAGCTGAGGAATTCCTCGTAAGCGAAGTTAAAGAAGCACGACCACTTTGGAAGACCGCTATATACTTTGCAGTGATGATTGGAATCCTGGTATTTGCAAACTGGGGACGTCCTGTTGTTAATAGGGGCGTGTGGGCAACAATATACCAGTTGAAGTGGGAAATTTCGGGTGTTTTGCTCATATTGCTTGCCGTTATCTTAAAGAAATGGTTTAAGAAGGAAGAACTTAAAGAGTGGGCATCTGTTACATGGGACTTTGCCCTGCAAATTTTGCCACTATTATTTGCCGGCGTATTGGCTGCTGGTTTTTTGCTTGGAAGACCTGGTCATGAAGGCTTGATACCCTCGACGTGGGTAGCATCACTGGTAGGAGGAAATTCCCTTTTTGCCAACTTCTTCGCTGGCGTTTCAGGAGCTCTTATGTATTTTGCAACACTCACTGAAGTGCCCATTTTGCAAGGACTCCTTGGCGCAGGCATGGGCAAGGGGCCAGCATTGGCGCTATTGCTGTCGGGCCCTGCGCTCAGTCTTCCAAGCATGCTCGTAATAAACAGCATTCTCGGAACAAAGAAGACGATTGCTTACGTATCAATAGTTGTAGTAACAGCTACGGTAGCTGGGCTGATTTTTGGTAGCACAGCATAA
- the deoC gene encoding deoxyribose-phosphate aldolase, with protein MYTKEQFSKLIDNTFLKPAATREEIIKFCEEAKRYHFAAVVVFPFWVPLAVRQLEGSDVKVCTPIGFPFGANTRSTKVYEARNAVTNGAEELDVVMNIGAFKSGDYDFVQRELADIVGAARLSGITEDAKRTLVKVIIETAYLTREEKIKACEIIRDVGADFVKTSTGMAPGGATVEDIQLIREIVGPSIGVKASGGIRTVEFAMDLLDAGASRLGTSTGVALVEAYDPEELLKASR; from the coding sequence TTGTATACAAAGGAGCAGTTTTCAAAGCTCATCGACAACACCTTTCTAAAACCCGCAGCAACCCGGGAAGAGATTATTAAGTTTTGTGAGGAAGCAAAGCGTTATCACTTTGCAGCCGTCGTTGTTTTTCCTTTCTGGGTTCCTTTGGCTGTACGGCAGTTGGAAGGTTCGGATGTTAAGGTTTGCACCCCAATTGGTTTTCCATTTGGTGCTAACACAAGGTCTACGAAGGTTTACGAGGCTAGGAATGCTGTCACAAATGGTGCAGAGGAACTCGATGTTGTGATGAATATTGGAGCCTTCAAGTCAGGCGATTACGATTTTGTTCAAAGAGAGCTTGCGGATATAGTCGGAGCCGCAAGGCTTTCTGGTATAACTGAAGATGCCAAGCGAACGTTGGTAAAAGTTATCATCGAAACCGCATACCTTACCCGCGAGGAGAAAATTAAGGCTTGTGAAATAATCCGCGATGTTGGAGCTGATTTCGTTAAGACCTCGACTGGCATGGCTCCGGGTGGGGCTACCGTAGAGGATATCCAACTTATCCGAGAAATTGTTGGCCCTTCGATAGGTGTGAAGGCTTCCGGCGGAATTAGGACTGTAGAGTTTGCGATGGATTTACTAGATGCAGGTGCCAGCCGGCTTGGCACGAGCACGGGAGTTGCGCTTGTGGAAGCCTACGATCCGGAGGAGCTACTGAAGGCGAGCAGATAG
- the recO gene encoding DNA repair protein RecO, with protein MPLYTANAIVLRRIDFGETDRITTLYTRELGKISAIAKGARKPISRLAGATETLTYAKFQLATGKTLDVITQVEVRHSFPRVRSNLRQLAYATYLAELIERFVEEREPNADMFDLLLSSLYLLERLNDPEKIAHMFELQFMKLLGYEPTLDKCVRCRKPLSEGEVFFSPSLGGVVCRMCGPLPEDAIQISYYTVEIMRKLLHAEAPEVEKMEISPNIMEQIGHIMQWYIRYRSPAEIKSLKFFQMLKSNSSE; from the coding sequence GTGCCTTTATATACCGCTAATGCAATTGTTCTGCGACGGATTGACTTTGGGGAGACCGACCGTATAACCACGCTCTATACCCGGGAGCTTGGAAAGATATCCGCTATTGCTAAGGGCGCTCGCAAACCCATAAGCCGCCTTGCAGGTGCCACTGAAACGCTTACCTATGCAAAGTTTCAGCTTGCAACCGGTAAAACGCTCGACGTAATTACTCAGGTGGAGGTTCGTCATTCGTTTCCCCGGGTACGAAGCAACCTGAGGCAATTAGCCTATGCTACTTATTTAGCCGAGCTTATTGAGCGATTTGTTGAAGAGCGAGAGCCAAATGCTGACATGTTCGACCTGCTCCTTTCCAGCCTTTACTTGCTGGAGAGACTAAACGACCCTGAGAAGATCGCCCACATGTTCGAGCTTCAATTTATGAAGCTCCTAGGTTACGAACCAACGCTCGATAAGTGTGTTCGCTGTCGCAAGCCGCTGTCCGAAGGAGAGGTGTTTTTTAGTCCATCACTAGGTGGCGTTGTATGTCGAATGTGCGGTCCTTTACCAGAGGATGCCATCCAAATTTCTTATTATACGGTTGAAATTATGCGAAAACTTCTTCATGCGGAGGCGCCAGAGGTAGAAAAAATGGAAATTTCACCGAACATCATGGAGCAAATTGGCCACATAATGCAATGGTATATACGATATCGCTCGCCAGCCGAAATAAAAAGCTTAAAATTCTTTCAGATGCTAAAGTCTAACTCGAGCGAATAA
- the trpC gene encoding indole-3-glycerol phosphate synthase TrpC: MGLILEKILADKRIEIDSRKSQWRIDELKTKETSPPRDFRAALAVQKSSAGRGPSLIIRLIAEVKKASPSKGLIRSDFDPVAIARAYEEAGASAISVLTDEKYFQGRLEYLTAVRNAVNLPVLRKDFIIDAFQVYEARMAQADAILLIMAALSKSQLAELMALASDLGMACLVEVHTAEELEVALESGAEIIGINNRNLQTFETKLETTVELAKMVPGDRILVSESGIFTRLDVERLMEAGVDAILVGESLMREPDPRVKVRELLTSA, encoded by the coding sequence ATAGGGTTGATCCTCGAAAAAATCCTCGCAGACAAACGTATTGAAATTGATTCCCGAAAGTCCCAATGGCGGATAGATGAACTTAAAACAAAGGAAACTTCTCCGCCAAGGGATTTTCGCGCCGCTCTTGCTGTACAAAAATCATCCGCCGGCCGTGGACCTTCTTTGATTATCAGGTTAATCGCAGAGGTAAAGAAGGCATCACCTTCAAAGGGCTTGATTAGGTCGGATTTCGATCCAGTAGCAATTGCGCGAGCATATGAGGAAGCTGGTGCATCTGCAATATCGGTTTTAACCGACGAGAAATATTTTCAAGGGCGGCTTGAATATCTCACAGCTGTGCGCAACGCCGTAAATCTTCCGGTGCTGAGGAAGGATTTTATTATTGATGCTTTTCAAGTATATGAAGCACGAATGGCACAAGCGGACGCAATATTGCTTATAATGGCCGCACTCTCGAAAAGCCAACTTGCAGAACTTATGGCGTTGGCGTCTGACCTCGGAATGGCTTGTCTTGTCGAAGTTCATACAGCAGAGGAGTTGGAAGTGGCACTGGAATCTGGAGCTGAAATTATTGGCATTAACAATCGAAACCTTCAAACTTTTGAGACGAAATTGGAAACCACGGTTGAGCTTGCAAAAATGGTTCCTGGAGATCGAATATTAGTGAGCGAGAGTGGCATATTTACTCGCCTCGATGTTGAGCGGTTAATGGAAGCTGGTGTGGATGCCATTTTGGTTGGAGAGTCTCTTATGCGCGAGCCGGACCCAAGGGTAAAGGTAAGGGAGTTGCTGACTTCGGCGTGA
- a CDS encoding thioredoxin family protein → MILRLKALSLMLVAVALILDTAFGQSNKNTTTIESRFPGLSSGPLSKATVTSLKGGAILVADGISITAKDISNEIAKAPKETQSQLSKYPFFMLEQIAIRRLITNDAKKWASSKGITSNSDSDLVEKYMNSYLGDIKVSDDEATNFFNENRSFFGNSTFEQAKPSIKSYLENEKRAKAVNDFINSISERHKIQISTLWANQQYQKWIKNPVEKTRRSGKPSMVNFGSENCRPCEMMKPIIAGLQKEYQGKINIVFVHVGKEQVLGAVYGISAIPVQVFYDKTGKELFRHVGYFDKSSIIKKFKELGFI, encoded by the coding sequence ATGATTTTACGTCTAAAGGCTCTAAGCCTCATGCTTGTTGCAGTTGCATTGATATTGGACACGGCATTTGGGCAGAGCAACAAAAACACGACAACTATCGAATCTAGGTTTCCAGGTTTGTCAAGCGGTCCTTTAAGCAAAGCCACTGTCACCTCTTTAAAGGGAGGCGCTATACTTGTTGCTGATGGCATAAGTATAACTGCAAAGGACATTTCGAATGAAATTGCCAAAGCTCCAAAGGAAACACAAAGCCAGCTTTCGAAGTACCCATTCTTTATGCTCGAACAAATAGCTATTCGCAGATTGATTACTAACGATGCAAAAAAGTGGGCTTCCAGTAAAGGAATAACTTCCAACTCAGACAGCGACCTGGTCGAGAAATACATGAATAGCTACTTAGGTGATATAAAAGTATCCGATGATGAAGCGACAAACTTTTTTAACGAAAACCGCAGTTTTTTTGGCAATTCCACCTTTGAACAAGCTAAACCAAGCATAAAAAGCTATCTCGAAAATGAAAAGCGAGCTAAAGCTGTAAACGACTTTATCAATTCAATCAGCGAGCGCCACAAAATTCAAATTTCGACCCTTTGGGCCAACCAACAATATCAAAAATGGATTAAAAATCCAGTTGAGAAAACTCGGCGTTCCGGCAAACCATCGATGGTGAACTTCGGTTCAGAAAACTGCCGGCCTTGTGAAATGATGAAGCCAATCATAGCTGGGCTTCAGAAAGAATATCAAGGCAAGATTAACATTGTCTTCGTCCACGTAGGAAAAGAGCAAGTACTTGGTGCAGTGTATGGGATTTCCGCAATTCCTGTCCAGGTATTCTATGACAAAACTGGCAAGGAACTTTTCAGGCACGTAGGCTATTTTGACAAAAGTTCGATTATCAAAAAATTCAAAGAATTAGGGTTCATTTGA
- the trpD gene encoding anthranilate phosphoribosyltransferase → MIKEAIKKVVEGIDLTEEEAAAVMEEIMDGAATPSQIASLITALRMKGETVDEVTGFARVMREKSVKIPTKCEPDSLVDTCGTGGDHLNTFNISTTAAFVVAGAGVAVAKHGNRAMSSKCGSADVLEALGVNINLSPDKVAMCIDKVGIGFMFAPAHHPSMKHAVVPRREIGIRTVFNILGPLTNPAGAKRQLIGVSEPRLTELMAAALRRLGSERAIVVHGFDGIDELSTLGKTKVTELRNGVVETFEISPNDFGLSSTTVENLTQGEEASQSAKIVEDVLRGVPGPRLDIVALNAGAALMISNKVPTIQDGIALALESIHSGRAFAALEGLRRLSQELA, encoded by the coding sequence ATGATTAAGGAAGCTATAAAGAAAGTCGTTGAGGGGATTGATTTAACAGAGGAAGAAGCCGCTGCTGTCATGGAAGAGATTATGGACGGTGCTGCAACGCCGTCCCAAATCGCAAGCCTAATCACCGCTTTGCGAATGAAGGGAGAAACGGTTGATGAAGTAACTGGCTTTGCGCGGGTAATGCGGGAGAAAAGCGTTAAGATACCCACGAAGTGTGAGCCAGACAGCTTGGTTGATACGTGTGGAACAGGGGGCGACCATCTGAACACTTTCAACATCTCCACGACCGCTGCCTTCGTAGTTGCAGGTGCCGGAGTTGCAGTTGCCAAACATGGAAACCGCGCCATGTCAAGCAAATGTGGAAGCGCAGACGTCCTGGAAGCACTTGGGGTAAATATTAACCTCTCTCCCGATAAAGTAGCAATGTGCATAGATAAAGTCGGCATTGGCTTTATGTTCGCACCAGCGCACCATCCTTCGATGAAGCACGCGGTCGTCCCGCGTAGAGAAATTGGCATACGCACAGTGTTTAATATTTTAGGGCCATTAACGAATCCAGCCGGCGCAAAGAGGCAGCTCATCGGGGTCTCGGAGCCACGTCTTACCGAGCTGATGGCAGCAGCACTCCGGAGGCTAGGTAGTGAACGCGCAATAGTAGTTCATGGCTTCGATGGTATTGACGAACTATCAACGCTGGGGAAAACCAAAGTCACTGAGCTTCGAAATGGTGTAGTAGAAACGTTTGAAATATCCCCAAATGACTTCGGCTTAAGTAGTACGACCGTTGAAAATCTAACCCAAGGTGAGGAAGCCTCTCAGAGTGCGAAGATTGTTGAAGATGTCTTGAGAGGAGTGCCAGGGCCCAGGTTAGACATTGTTGCTCTGAACGCCGGCGCTGCTCTAATGATCTCTAACAAAGTACCAACAATACAAGACGGAATAGCACTAGCTTTAGAATCCATTCACTCAGGCAGGGCATTTGCAGCGTTGGAGGGACTTAGGAGGCTAAGTCAGGAGCTGGCATAG
- the pabA gene encoding aminodeoxychorismate/anthranilate synthase component II: MILMIDNYDSFTYNLVQYLGEMGEELKVFRNDKITIEEIEHLKPDKIVISPGPCSPKEAGISVETIKHFAGKVPILGVCLGHQSIGYAFGGDIVRAERLMHGKTSMIYHDGKGIFKDVPNPFRATRYHSLIIKRETLPACLEISAETGIGEIMGIRHREFIIEGVQFHPESILTEHGKELLRNFLAMKV, translated from the coding sequence ATGATTCTAATGATTGATAACTACGATAGCTTTACTTACAATTTAGTGCAATATCTAGGCGAGATGGGCGAAGAGCTCAAAGTTTTCCGAAACGACAAAATAACAATTGAGGAAATTGAACACCTTAAGCCAGATAAAATCGTGATTTCGCCTGGGCCGTGTAGCCCGAAAGAAGCGGGTATCTCTGTTGAAACAATCAAGCACTTTGCCGGAAAGGTTCCCATCCTGGGCGTATGCCTTGGCCATCAAAGCATCGGATATGCATTTGGCGGTGATATAGTTCGGGCTGAGCGACTAATGCATGGAAAAACTTCGATGATTTACCATGATGGCAAGGGCATTTTCAAAGACGTGCCAAATCCATTTCGAGCAACTAGATACCATTCCCTCATCATCAAACGCGAAACTCTTCCGGCTTGCTTGGAAATCAGTGCAGAGACCGGCATTGGCGAGATTATGGGCATTCGGCATCGGGAGTTTATAATCGAAGGGGTACAATTCCATCCTGAATCAATCCTCACAGAGCACGGAAAAGAACTGCTCAGAAACTTCTTGGCAATGAAAGTGTAG
- a CDS encoding thioredoxin family protein — protein MSTTWRIFIVIALIALVVGAVAVKSRHSEKVGAPKKETTVVKINSDSSPEPQLPKSKLEAVNQPSQTKPEVDVSAEKNDAKLAESSKANAQAKTSEKSEQTKQVQTITQTKSSMQSKPNQPSTKHLPKLVDIGSEQCIPCKMMISVLDELSKEYKGKLEVVFIDLQKNPEAAEKFGVKLIPTQVFYDEKGKEFFRHTGFYPKEEIIARFKEHGIKL, from the coding sequence ATGAGCACCACATGGCGCATCTTTATCGTCATCGCACTTATTGCTCTTGTTGTAGGAGCAGTCGCAGTCAAGTCGCGCCATAGTGAAAAAGTTGGCGCACCTAAAAAAGAAACCACTGTCGTAAAAATAAACTCTGACAGTTCTCCAGAGCCACAACTACCTAAGTCCAAACTAGAAGCCGTGAATCAACCAAGTCAAACCAAGCCTGAGGTTGATGTATCTGCTGAGAAAAACGACGCAAAGCTTGCTGAGTCTTCAAAGGCAAACGCTCAAGCAAAAACAAGTGAGAAGTCAGAACAAACAAAGCAAGTACAAACAATTACCCAAACAAAATCCTCGATGCAATCAAAGCCTAACCAACCATCCACAAAGCATCTTCCTAAGCTCGTGGACATTGGTTCTGAACAATGCATTCCATGTAAGATGATGATCTCTGTCCTGGATGAGCTTAGCAAGGAATACAAAGGCAAACTTGAGGTTGTTTTTATAGACTTGCAAAAGAATCCCGAGGCGGCGGAGAAGTTCGGCGTAAAGCTTATCCCAACACAAGTGTTTTATGACGAAAAAGGCAAGGAATTCTTCCGACACACAGGTTTCTATCCAAAAGAAGAGATAATCGCTAGATTTAAGGAGCACGGTATCAAACTATAA
- the trpA gene encoding tryptophan synthase subunit alpha encodes MTRLVKRLTELRTAGEGALVCFVTAGDPDLQTSTKIVLALAQAGADIIELGIPFSDPIADGPSIQASSMRALLAGTTVRGVLGLVRDVRKTSDVPLVLMTYYNPVQRYGLEQFACDAADAGADGVILTDLTVEESGEWKKVAEHHGLNTIFLLAPTSTDIRIRKVAKVASGFVYCVSRTGVTGERTELASGVSELVARIKASTDLPVLVGFGVSKPEHVREVCSYADGAVVGSALVNLIAEYGGSAELFSHLSKMVAELKAGTKVK; translated from the coding sequence ATGACGCGTCTTGTGAAACGACTTACTGAGTTGCGAACCGCTGGCGAAGGAGCATTAGTGTGTTTTGTTACAGCGGGCGACCCAGATTTGCAGACTTCGACCAAGATAGTTCTAGCACTTGCCCAAGCAGGAGCAGATATTATCGAATTGGGTATACCTTTTAGTGATCCAATTGCGGATGGTCCAAGTATTCAGGCGTCTTCAATGCGCGCGCTTTTAGCTGGAACCACAGTGCGTGGCGTGCTTGGTCTCGTGCGCGACGTGCGCAAGACTTCAGACGTCCCGCTTGTTCTAATGACATATTACAATCCTGTGCAAAGATATGGTCTAGAGCAGTTTGCCTGCGATGCAGCTGATGCAGGTGCAGATGGCGTGATATTGACCGATCTTACTGTTGAGGAATCCGGAGAATGGAAGAAGGTTGCTGAGCACCATGGCTTAAATACTATATTCTTGTTAGCGCCGACAAGTACCGATATAAGAATTAGGAAAGTTGCCAAAGTCGCCTCCGGTTTTGTATACTGTGTGTCTAGAACTGGCGTTACGGGGGAGCGAACTGAGCTAGCTTCTGGCGTTAGCGAACTTGTTGCCCGAATAAAAGCCAGCACGGACCTTCCGGTTCTTGTGGGATTTGGTGTATCAAAGCCGGAACACGTTCGCGAGGTGTGCAGTTATGCCGATGGTGCTGTCGTTGGCAGCGCACTAGTTAACCTAATTGCGGAGTATGGAGGTTCCGCTGAACTTTTTAGTCATTTATCTAAAATGGTAGCGGAACTGAAAGCCGGAACAAAAGTAAAGTAA